Proteins from a single region of Echeneis naucrates chromosome 2, fEcheNa1.1, whole genome shotgun sequence:
- the LOC115052827 gene encoding peripheral plasma membrane protein CASK isoform X9: MTMADDDVLFEDVYELCEVIGKGPFSVVRRCINRDTGQQFAVKIVDVASFTSSPGLSTEDLKREASICHMLKHPHIVELLETYSSDGMLYMVFEFMDGADLCFEIVKRADAGFVYSEAVASHYMRQILEALRYCHDNNVIHRDVKPHCVLLASKENSAPVKLGGFGVAIQLGESGLVAGGRVGTPHFMAPEVVKREPYGKPVDVWGCGVILFILLSGCLPFYGTKERLFEAIIKGKYKMNPRQWAHISESAKDLVRRMLMLDPAERITVYEALNHPWLKERDRYAYKIHLPETVEQLRKFNARRKLKGAVLAAVSSHKFNSYYGDPPEELHDFSDDPTSSGAVSQVLDSLEEIHALTDCSEKDMDFLHSVFQDQHLHTLLDLYDKINTRSSPQIRNPPSDGVQRAKEVLETISCYPENMEAKELRRILTQPHFMALLQTHDVVAHEVYSDEALRVTPPPTSPYLNGDSPDSTNGDMDLENVTRVRLVQFQKNTDEPMGITLKMNDLNHCIVARIMHGGMIHRQGTLHVGDEIREINGISVANQTVEQLQKMLREMRGSITFKIVPSYRSQSMPCEDLPSTIQPKGRQIYVRAQFEYDPAKDDLIPCKEAGIRFRVGDIIQIISKDDHNWWQGKLENTKNGTAGLIPSPELQEWRVACIAMEKTKQEQQASCTWFGKKKKQYKDKYLAKHNAVFDQLDLVTYEEVVKLPSFKRKTLVLLGAHGVGRRHIKNTLITKHPDRFAYPIPHTTRPPKKDEENGKNYYFVSHDQMMQDISNNDYLEYGSHEDAMYGTRLETIRQIHAQGMISILDVEPQALKILRTAEFAPYVVFIAAPTITPSMTEDDSLERLQKESEMLQQTYAHYFDQTIINNEIDDTIRLLEEAVDLVSATPQWVPVSWVY, translated from the exons gggTCCCTTTAGCGTGGTGAGGCGCTGCATCAACAGGGACACGGGCCAGCAGTTTGCTGTAAAGATCGTCGATGTGGCCAGCTTCACCTCCAGCCCAGGCCTCAGCACGGAAG ATTTGAAACGAGAGGCCAGTATCTGCCACATGCTGAAACATCCTCACATTGTGGAGCTGCTCGAGACCTACAGCTCTGATGGCATGCTCTACATGGTTTTTGAATT TATGGATGGAGCAGACCTGTGTTTTGAAATTGTGAAGAGAGCTGATGCTGGGTTTGTGTACAGCGAAGCAGTTGCCAG TCACTACATGAGGCAGATTCTGGAGGCGCTTCGATACTGCCATGACAACAATGTGATTCATCGTGACGTAAAG CCTCACTGTGTGCTGCTGGCCTCGAAGGAGAACTCTGCTCCGGTGAAACTAGGAGGTTTTGGAGTGGCAATACAGCTGGGAGAGTCAGGCTTGGTGGCTGGAG GTCGAGTTGGAACACCCCACTTCATGGCCCCAGAGGTGGTGAAGCGGGAACCGTATGGCAAACCGGTGGATGTGTGGGGATGCGGAgtcatcctcttcatcctcctgtcTGGCTGCCTGCCCTTCTATGGCACCAAGGAGCGCCTGTTTGAGGCCATAATAAAGGGGAAATATAAG ATGAATCCCCGTCAGTGGGCCCACATCTCAGAGAGTGCCAAAGACCTGGTGAGACGCATGCTGATGTTGGACCCTGCTGAGAGAATCACTGTCTATGAGGCCCTGAACCATCCCTGGCTGAAG gagagagacaggtaTGCTTACAAAATTCACTTGCCTGAAACGGTGGAACAGCTGAGGAAGTTCAATGCCAGAAGGAAGCTGAAG GGTGCGGTGTTGGCTGCTGTGTCCAGCCACAAGTTTAACTCTTACTATGGTGACCCCCCAGAGGAACTCCATGACTTCTCAGATGACCCCACTTCTTCAG GGGCAGTATCCCAGGTTTTGGATAGTCTTGAGGAGATTCACGCCTTGACGGACTGCAGTGAGAAAGACATGGACTTCCTGCACAGTGTCTTCCAGGATCAGCACCTGCACACTTTACTTGAT CTTTATGACAAAATCAACACCAGGTCGTCTCCTCAGATCAGAAATCCTCCGAGTGATGGTGTGCAGAGAGCGAAAGAG GTGCTGGAAACCATCTCCTGTTACCCAGAGAACATGGAGGCCAAGGAGCTCAGGAGGATTCTCACGCAGCCACACTTCATG GCCCTTCTGCAGACTCATGATGTTGTGGCCCACGAGGTCTACAGTGACGAGGCGTTGAGGGTGACTCCTCCGCCTACCTCGCCCTACCTGAACGGAGACTCACCAGACAGCACCAACGGTGACATGGACTTGGAGAATGTTACCAGGGTTCGCCTGGTCCAGTTTCAGAAGAACACAGATGAACCTATG GGCATCACTCTGAAGATGAATGACCTGAACCACTGTATTGTGGCTCGAATCATGCACGGAGGAATGATTCATCGACAAG GGACTCTACACGTAGGAGATGAGATACGAGAGATCAATGGCATCAGTGTTGCCAATCAGACGGTGGAGCAGCTTCAGAAGATGCTG AGGGAGATGAGGGGTAGCATCACGTTCAAGATTGTACCGAGTTACCGATCCCAGTCCATGCCATGTGAG GACCTGCCATCTACCATTCAGCCCAAAGGCCGACAG ATTTACGTACGTGCTCAATTCGAATACGACCCAGCTAAGGATGACCTCATCCCATGTAAAGAGGCTGGCATTCGCTTCAGGGTAGGCGACATAATTCAAATCATCTCCAAAGACGACCACAACTGGTGGCAAGGAAAACTTGAGAACACCAAGAATGGCACAGCCGGACTCATCCCCTCTCCCGAACTGCAAGAGTG GCGCGTGGCATGCATAGCCAtggaaaaaaccaaacaggagCAACAAGCCAGCTGTACCTGGTTTggcaagaagaagaaacaataCAAAGACAAGTACCTGGCCAAGCACAACGCAG TGTTTGACCAACTAGATCTTGTGACATATGAAGAAGTGGTCAAACTGCCATCTTTCAAGAGGAAAACACTCGTCCTGCTCg GTGCACATGGGGTCGGAAGGAGGCACATCAAGAACACCCTCATAACCAAACATCCTGATCGGTTCGCCTACCCCATTCCTc ACACTACACGTCCACCTAAGAAGGACGAGGAGAACGGAAAGAACTACTACTTTGTGTCTCACGACCAAATGATGCAGGACATCAGCAACAATGACTACCTGGAATATGGCAGCCATGAAGACGCCATGTATGGCACCAGGCTGGAGACCATCAGGCAGATCCACGCACAGGGCATGATCTCCATCCTGGATGTGGAACCACAG GCACTAAAGATCCTCAGGACAGCCGAGTTTGCTCCCTATGTTGTCTTTATTGCAGCTCCCACCATCACCCCCAGCATGACTGAG GATGACTCTCTGGAGCGGCTTCAGAAGGAATCAGAGATGCTCCAGCAGACCTACGCCCACTACTTTGACCAGACCATCATCAACAACGAAATCGACGACACCATCCGCCTGCTGGAGGAGGCTGTAGACCTGGTGTCAGCCACTCCTCAGTGGGTCCCTGTGTCCTGGGTCTACTGA
- the LOC115052827 gene encoding peripheral plasma membrane protein CASK isoform X1 has product MTMADDDVLFEDVYELCEVIGKGPFSVVRRCINRDTGQQFAVKIVDVASFTSSPGLSTEDLKREASICHMLKHPHIVELLETYSSDGMLYMVFEFMDGADLCFEIVKRADAGFVYSEAVASHYMRQILEALRYCHDNNVIHRDVKPHCVLLASKENSAPVKLGGFGVAIQLGESGLVAGGRVGTPHFMAPEVVKREPYGKPVDVWGCGVILFILLSGCLPFYGTKERLFEAIIKGKYKMNPRQWAHISESAKDLVRRMLMLDPAERITVYEALNHPWLKERDRYAYKIHLPETVEQLRKFNARRKLKGAVLAAVSSHKFNSYYGDPPEELHDFSDDPTSSGAVSQVLDSLEEIHALTDCSEKDMDFLHSVFQDQHLHTLLDLYDKINTRSSPQIRNPPSDGVQRAKEVLETISCYPENMEAKELRRILTQPHFMALLQTHDVVAHEVYSDEALRVTPPPTSPYLNGDSPDSTNGDMDLENVTRVRLVQFQKNTDEPMGITLKMNDLNHCIVARIMHGGMIHRQGTLHVGDEIREINGISVANQTVEQLQKMLREMRGSITFKIVPSYRSQSMPCEKESPEVSRQSPANGHASVTSSVLDLPSTIQPKGRQISRPAIKDKLSIKIYVRAQFEYDPAKDDLIPCKEAGIRFRVGDIIQIISKDDHNWWQGKLENTKNGTAGLIPSPELQEWRVACIAMEKTKQEQQASCTWFGKKKKQYKDKYLAKHNAVFDQLDLVTYEEVVKLPSFKRKTLVLLGAHGVGRRHIKNTLITKHPDRFAYPIPHTTRPPKKDEENGKNYYFVSHDQMMQDISNNDYLEYGSHEDAMYGTRLETIRQIHAQGMISILDVEPQALKILRTAEFAPYVVFIAAPTITPSMTEDDSLERLQKESEMLQQTYAHYFDQTIINNEIDDTIRLLEEAVDLVSATPQWVPVSWVY; this is encoded by the exons gggTCCCTTTAGCGTGGTGAGGCGCTGCATCAACAGGGACACGGGCCAGCAGTTTGCTGTAAAGATCGTCGATGTGGCCAGCTTCACCTCCAGCCCAGGCCTCAGCACGGAAG ATTTGAAACGAGAGGCCAGTATCTGCCACATGCTGAAACATCCTCACATTGTGGAGCTGCTCGAGACCTACAGCTCTGATGGCATGCTCTACATGGTTTTTGAATT TATGGATGGAGCAGACCTGTGTTTTGAAATTGTGAAGAGAGCTGATGCTGGGTTTGTGTACAGCGAAGCAGTTGCCAG TCACTACATGAGGCAGATTCTGGAGGCGCTTCGATACTGCCATGACAACAATGTGATTCATCGTGACGTAAAG CCTCACTGTGTGCTGCTGGCCTCGAAGGAGAACTCTGCTCCGGTGAAACTAGGAGGTTTTGGAGTGGCAATACAGCTGGGAGAGTCAGGCTTGGTGGCTGGAG GTCGAGTTGGAACACCCCACTTCATGGCCCCAGAGGTGGTGAAGCGGGAACCGTATGGCAAACCGGTGGATGTGTGGGGATGCGGAgtcatcctcttcatcctcctgtcTGGCTGCCTGCCCTTCTATGGCACCAAGGAGCGCCTGTTTGAGGCCATAATAAAGGGGAAATATAAG ATGAATCCCCGTCAGTGGGCCCACATCTCAGAGAGTGCCAAAGACCTGGTGAGACGCATGCTGATGTTGGACCCTGCTGAGAGAATCACTGTCTATGAGGCCCTGAACCATCCCTGGCTGAAG gagagagacaggtaTGCTTACAAAATTCACTTGCCTGAAACGGTGGAACAGCTGAGGAAGTTCAATGCCAGAAGGAAGCTGAAG GGTGCGGTGTTGGCTGCTGTGTCCAGCCACAAGTTTAACTCTTACTATGGTGACCCCCCAGAGGAACTCCATGACTTCTCAGATGACCCCACTTCTTCAG GGGCAGTATCCCAGGTTTTGGATAGTCTTGAGGAGATTCACGCCTTGACGGACTGCAGTGAGAAAGACATGGACTTCCTGCACAGTGTCTTCCAGGATCAGCACCTGCACACTTTACTTGAT CTTTATGACAAAATCAACACCAGGTCGTCTCCTCAGATCAGAAATCCTCCGAGTGATGGTGTGCAGAGAGCGAAAGAG GTGCTGGAAACCATCTCCTGTTACCCAGAGAACATGGAGGCCAAGGAGCTCAGGAGGATTCTCACGCAGCCACACTTCATG GCCCTTCTGCAGACTCATGATGTTGTGGCCCACGAGGTCTACAGTGACGAGGCGTTGAGGGTGACTCCTCCGCCTACCTCGCCCTACCTGAACGGAGACTCACCAGACAGCACCAACGGTGACATGGACTTGGAGAATGTTACCAGGGTTCGCCTGGTCCAGTTTCAGAAGAACACAGATGAACCTATG GGCATCACTCTGAAGATGAATGACCTGAACCACTGTATTGTGGCTCGAATCATGCACGGAGGAATGATTCATCGACAAG GGACTCTACACGTAGGAGATGAGATACGAGAGATCAATGGCATCAGTGTTGCCAATCAGACGGTGGAGCAGCTTCAGAAGATGCTG AGGGAGATGAGGGGTAGCATCACGTTCAAGATTGTACCGAGTTACCGATCCCAGTCCATGCCATGTGAG AAGGAGTCACCAGAGGTATCCCGACAATCACCAGCCAATGGCCATGCAAGTGTCACCAGTTCAGTCTTG GACCTGCCATCTACCATTCAGCCCAAAGGCCGACAG ATCTCCCGACCAGCTATCAAGGACAAATTGTCCATTAAG ATTTACGTACGTGCTCAATTCGAATACGACCCAGCTAAGGATGACCTCATCCCATGTAAAGAGGCTGGCATTCGCTTCAGGGTAGGCGACATAATTCAAATCATCTCCAAAGACGACCACAACTGGTGGCAAGGAAAACTTGAGAACACCAAGAATGGCACAGCCGGACTCATCCCCTCTCCCGAACTGCAAGAGTG GCGCGTGGCATGCATAGCCAtggaaaaaaccaaacaggagCAACAAGCCAGCTGTACCTGGTTTggcaagaagaagaaacaataCAAAGACAAGTACCTGGCCAAGCACAACGCAG TGTTTGACCAACTAGATCTTGTGACATATGAAGAAGTGGTCAAACTGCCATCTTTCAAGAGGAAAACACTCGTCCTGCTCg GTGCACATGGGGTCGGAAGGAGGCACATCAAGAACACCCTCATAACCAAACATCCTGATCGGTTCGCCTACCCCATTCCTc ACACTACACGTCCACCTAAGAAGGACGAGGAGAACGGAAAGAACTACTACTTTGTGTCTCACGACCAAATGATGCAGGACATCAGCAACAATGACTACCTGGAATATGGCAGCCATGAAGACGCCATGTATGGCACCAGGCTGGAGACCATCAGGCAGATCCACGCACAGGGCATGATCTCCATCCTGGATGTGGAACCACAG GCACTAAAGATCCTCAGGACAGCCGAGTTTGCTCCCTATGTTGTCTTTATTGCAGCTCCCACCATCACCCCCAGCATGACTGAG GATGACTCTCTGGAGCGGCTTCAGAAGGAATCAGAGATGCTCCAGCAGACCTACGCCCACTACTTTGACCAGACCATCATCAACAACGAAATCGACGACACCATCCGCCTGCTGGAGGAGGCTGTAGACCTGGTGTCAGCCACTCCTCAGTGGGTCCCTGTGTCCTGGGTCTACTGA
- the LOC115052827 gene encoding peripheral plasma membrane protein CASK isoform X4 — protein MTMADDDVLFEDVYELCEVIGKGPFSVVRRCINRDTGQQFAVKIVDVASFTSSPGLSTEDLKREASICHMLKHPHIVELLETYSSDGMLYMVFEFMDGADLCFEIVKRADAGFVYSEAVASHYMRQILEALRYCHDNNVIHRDVKPHCVLLASKENSAPVKLGGFGVAIQLGESGLVAGGRVGTPHFMAPEVVKREPYGKPVDVWGCGVILFILLSGCLPFYGTKERLFEAIIKGKYKMNPRQWAHISESAKDLVRRMLMLDPAERITVYEALNHPWLKERDRYAYKIHLPETVEQLRKFNARRKLKGAVLAAVSSHKFNSYYGDPPEELHDFSDDPTSSGAVSQVLDSLEEIHALTDCSEKDMDFLHSVFQDQHLHTLLDLYDKINTRSSPQIRNPPSDGVQRAKEVLETISCYPENMEAKELRRILTQPHFMALLQTHDVVAHEVYSDEALRVTPPPTSPYLNGDSPDSTNGDMDLENVTRVRLVQFQKNTDEPMGITLKMNDLNHCIVARIMHGGMIHRQGTLHVGDEIREINGISVANQTVEQLQKMLREMRGSITFKIVPSYRSQSMPCEKESPEVSRQSPANGHASVTSSVLDLPSTIQPKGRQIYVRAQFEYDPAKDDLIPCKEAGIRFRVGDIIQIISKDDHNWWQGKLENTKNGTAGLIPSPELQEWRVACIAMEKTKQEQQASCTWFGKKKKQYKDKYLAKHNAVFDQLDLVTYEEVVKLPSFKRKTLVLLGAHGVGRRHIKNTLITKHPDRFAYPIPHTTRPPKKDEENGKNYYFVSHDQMMQDISNNDYLEYGSHEDAMYGTRLETIRQIHAQGMISILDVEPQALKILRTAEFAPYVVFIAAPTITPSMTEDDSLERLQKESEMLQQTYAHYFDQTIINNEIDDTIRLLEEAVDLVSATPQWVPVSWVY, from the exons gggTCCCTTTAGCGTGGTGAGGCGCTGCATCAACAGGGACACGGGCCAGCAGTTTGCTGTAAAGATCGTCGATGTGGCCAGCTTCACCTCCAGCCCAGGCCTCAGCACGGAAG ATTTGAAACGAGAGGCCAGTATCTGCCACATGCTGAAACATCCTCACATTGTGGAGCTGCTCGAGACCTACAGCTCTGATGGCATGCTCTACATGGTTTTTGAATT TATGGATGGAGCAGACCTGTGTTTTGAAATTGTGAAGAGAGCTGATGCTGGGTTTGTGTACAGCGAAGCAGTTGCCAG TCACTACATGAGGCAGATTCTGGAGGCGCTTCGATACTGCCATGACAACAATGTGATTCATCGTGACGTAAAG CCTCACTGTGTGCTGCTGGCCTCGAAGGAGAACTCTGCTCCGGTGAAACTAGGAGGTTTTGGAGTGGCAATACAGCTGGGAGAGTCAGGCTTGGTGGCTGGAG GTCGAGTTGGAACACCCCACTTCATGGCCCCAGAGGTGGTGAAGCGGGAACCGTATGGCAAACCGGTGGATGTGTGGGGATGCGGAgtcatcctcttcatcctcctgtcTGGCTGCCTGCCCTTCTATGGCACCAAGGAGCGCCTGTTTGAGGCCATAATAAAGGGGAAATATAAG ATGAATCCCCGTCAGTGGGCCCACATCTCAGAGAGTGCCAAAGACCTGGTGAGACGCATGCTGATGTTGGACCCTGCTGAGAGAATCACTGTCTATGAGGCCCTGAACCATCCCTGGCTGAAG gagagagacaggtaTGCTTACAAAATTCACTTGCCTGAAACGGTGGAACAGCTGAGGAAGTTCAATGCCAGAAGGAAGCTGAAG GGTGCGGTGTTGGCTGCTGTGTCCAGCCACAAGTTTAACTCTTACTATGGTGACCCCCCAGAGGAACTCCATGACTTCTCAGATGACCCCACTTCTTCAG GGGCAGTATCCCAGGTTTTGGATAGTCTTGAGGAGATTCACGCCTTGACGGACTGCAGTGAGAAAGACATGGACTTCCTGCACAGTGTCTTCCAGGATCAGCACCTGCACACTTTACTTGAT CTTTATGACAAAATCAACACCAGGTCGTCTCCTCAGATCAGAAATCCTCCGAGTGATGGTGTGCAGAGAGCGAAAGAG GTGCTGGAAACCATCTCCTGTTACCCAGAGAACATGGAGGCCAAGGAGCTCAGGAGGATTCTCACGCAGCCACACTTCATG GCCCTTCTGCAGACTCATGATGTTGTGGCCCACGAGGTCTACAGTGACGAGGCGTTGAGGGTGACTCCTCCGCCTACCTCGCCCTACCTGAACGGAGACTCACCAGACAGCACCAACGGTGACATGGACTTGGAGAATGTTACCAGGGTTCGCCTGGTCCAGTTTCAGAAGAACACAGATGAACCTATG GGCATCACTCTGAAGATGAATGACCTGAACCACTGTATTGTGGCTCGAATCATGCACGGAGGAATGATTCATCGACAAG GGACTCTACACGTAGGAGATGAGATACGAGAGATCAATGGCATCAGTGTTGCCAATCAGACGGTGGAGCAGCTTCAGAAGATGCTG AGGGAGATGAGGGGTAGCATCACGTTCAAGATTGTACCGAGTTACCGATCCCAGTCCATGCCATGTGAG AAGGAGTCACCAGAGGTATCCCGACAATCACCAGCCAATGGCCATGCAAGTGTCACCAGTTCAGTCTTG GACCTGCCATCTACCATTCAGCCCAAAGGCCGACAG ATTTACGTACGTGCTCAATTCGAATACGACCCAGCTAAGGATGACCTCATCCCATGTAAAGAGGCTGGCATTCGCTTCAGGGTAGGCGACATAATTCAAATCATCTCCAAAGACGACCACAACTGGTGGCAAGGAAAACTTGAGAACACCAAGAATGGCACAGCCGGACTCATCCCCTCTCCCGAACTGCAAGAGTG GCGCGTGGCATGCATAGCCAtggaaaaaaccaaacaggagCAACAAGCCAGCTGTACCTGGTTTggcaagaagaagaaacaataCAAAGACAAGTACCTGGCCAAGCACAACGCAG TGTTTGACCAACTAGATCTTGTGACATATGAAGAAGTGGTCAAACTGCCATCTTTCAAGAGGAAAACACTCGTCCTGCTCg GTGCACATGGGGTCGGAAGGAGGCACATCAAGAACACCCTCATAACCAAACATCCTGATCGGTTCGCCTACCCCATTCCTc ACACTACACGTCCACCTAAGAAGGACGAGGAGAACGGAAAGAACTACTACTTTGTGTCTCACGACCAAATGATGCAGGACATCAGCAACAATGACTACCTGGAATATGGCAGCCATGAAGACGCCATGTATGGCACCAGGCTGGAGACCATCAGGCAGATCCACGCACAGGGCATGATCTCCATCCTGGATGTGGAACCACAG GCACTAAAGATCCTCAGGACAGCCGAGTTTGCTCCCTATGTTGTCTTTATTGCAGCTCCCACCATCACCCCCAGCATGACTGAG GATGACTCTCTGGAGCGGCTTCAGAAGGAATCAGAGATGCTCCAGCAGACCTACGCCCACTACTTTGACCAGACCATCATCAACAACGAAATCGACGACACCATCCGCCTGCTGGAGGAGGCTGTAGACCTGGTGTCAGCCACTCCTCAGTGGGTCCCTGTGTCCTGGGTCTACTGA
- the LOC115052827 gene encoding peripheral plasma membrane protein CASK isoform X3, whose protein sequence is MTMADDDVLFEDVYELCEVIGKGPFSVVRRCINRDTGQQFAVKIVDVASFTSSPGLSTEDLKREASICHMLKHPHIVELLETYSSDGMLYMVFEFMDGADLCFEIVKRADAGFVYSEAVASHYMRQILEALRYCHDNNVIHRDVKPHCVLLASKENSAPVKLGGFGVAIQLGESGLVAGGRVGTPHFMAPEVVKREPYGKPVDVWGCGVILFILLSGCLPFYGTKERLFEAIIKGKYKMNPRQWAHISESAKDLVRRMLMLDPAERITVYEALNHPWLKERDRYAYKIHLPETVEQLRKFNARRKLKGAVLAAVSSHKFNSYYGDPPEELHDFSDDPTSSGAVSQVLDSLEEIHALTDCSEKDMDFLHSVFQDQHLHTLLDLYDKINTRSSPQIRNPPSDGVQRAKEVLETISCYPENMEAKELRRILTQPHFMALLQTHDVVAHEVYSDEALRVTPPPTSPYLNGDSPDSTNGDMDLENVTRVRLVQFQKNTDEPMGITLKMNDLNHCIVARIMHGGMIHRQGTLHVGDEIREINGISVANQTVEQLQKMLREMRGSITFKIVPSYRSQSMPCEKESPEVSRQSPANGHASVTSSVLISRPAIKDKLSIKIYVRAQFEYDPAKDDLIPCKEAGIRFRVGDIIQIISKDDHNWWQGKLENTKNGTAGLIPSPELQEWRVACIAMEKTKQEQQASCTWFGKKKKQYKDKYLAKHNAVFDQLDLVTYEEVVKLPSFKRKTLVLLGAHGVGRRHIKNTLITKHPDRFAYPIPHTTRPPKKDEENGKNYYFVSHDQMMQDISNNDYLEYGSHEDAMYGTRLETIRQIHAQGMISILDVEPQALKILRTAEFAPYVVFIAAPTITPSMTEDDSLERLQKESEMLQQTYAHYFDQTIINNEIDDTIRLLEEAVDLVSATPQWVPVSWVY, encoded by the exons gggTCCCTTTAGCGTGGTGAGGCGCTGCATCAACAGGGACACGGGCCAGCAGTTTGCTGTAAAGATCGTCGATGTGGCCAGCTTCACCTCCAGCCCAGGCCTCAGCACGGAAG ATTTGAAACGAGAGGCCAGTATCTGCCACATGCTGAAACATCCTCACATTGTGGAGCTGCTCGAGACCTACAGCTCTGATGGCATGCTCTACATGGTTTTTGAATT TATGGATGGAGCAGACCTGTGTTTTGAAATTGTGAAGAGAGCTGATGCTGGGTTTGTGTACAGCGAAGCAGTTGCCAG TCACTACATGAGGCAGATTCTGGAGGCGCTTCGATACTGCCATGACAACAATGTGATTCATCGTGACGTAAAG CCTCACTGTGTGCTGCTGGCCTCGAAGGAGAACTCTGCTCCGGTGAAACTAGGAGGTTTTGGAGTGGCAATACAGCTGGGAGAGTCAGGCTTGGTGGCTGGAG GTCGAGTTGGAACACCCCACTTCATGGCCCCAGAGGTGGTGAAGCGGGAACCGTATGGCAAACCGGTGGATGTGTGGGGATGCGGAgtcatcctcttcatcctcctgtcTGGCTGCCTGCCCTTCTATGGCACCAAGGAGCGCCTGTTTGAGGCCATAATAAAGGGGAAATATAAG ATGAATCCCCGTCAGTGGGCCCACATCTCAGAGAGTGCCAAAGACCTGGTGAGACGCATGCTGATGTTGGACCCTGCTGAGAGAATCACTGTCTATGAGGCCCTGAACCATCCCTGGCTGAAG gagagagacaggtaTGCTTACAAAATTCACTTGCCTGAAACGGTGGAACAGCTGAGGAAGTTCAATGCCAGAAGGAAGCTGAAG GGTGCGGTGTTGGCTGCTGTGTCCAGCCACAAGTTTAACTCTTACTATGGTGACCCCCCAGAGGAACTCCATGACTTCTCAGATGACCCCACTTCTTCAG GGGCAGTATCCCAGGTTTTGGATAGTCTTGAGGAGATTCACGCCTTGACGGACTGCAGTGAGAAAGACATGGACTTCCTGCACAGTGTCTTCCAGGATCAGCACCTGCACACTTTACTTGAT CTTTATGACAAAATCAACACCAGGTCGTCTCCTCAGATCAGAAATCCTCCGAGTGATGGTGTGCAGAGAGCGAAAGAG GTGCTGGAAACCATCTCCTGTTACCCAGAGAACATGGAGGCCAAGGAGCTCAGGAGGATTCTCACGCAGCCACACTTCATG GCCCTTCTGCAGACTCATGATGTTGTGGCCCACGAGGTCTACAGTGACGAGGCGTTGAGGGTGACTCCTCCGCCTACCTCGCCCTACCTGAACGGAGACTCACCAGACAGCACCAACGGTGACATGGACTTGGAGAATGTTACCAGGGTTCGCCTGGTCCAGTTTCAGAAGAACACAGATGAACCTATG GGCATCACTCTGAAGATGAATGACCTGAACCACTGTATTGTGGCTCGAATCATGCACGGAGGAATGATTCATCGACAAG GGACTCTACACGTAGGAGATGAGATACGAGAGATCAATGGCATCAGTGTTGCCAATCAGACGGTGGAGCAGCTTCAGAAGATGCTG AGGGAGATGAGGGGTAGCATCACGTTCAAGATTGTACCGAGTTACCGATCCCAGTCCATGCCATGTGAG AAGGAGTCACCAGAGGTATCCCGACAATCACCAGCCAATGGCCATGCAAGTGTCACCAGTTCAGTCTTG ATCTCCCGACCAGCTATCAAGGACAAATTGTCCATTAAG ATTTACGTACGTGCTCAATTCGAATACGACCCAGCTAAGGATGACCTCATCCCATGTAAAGAGGCTGGCATTCGCTTCAGGGTAGGCGACATAATTCAAATCATCTCCAAAGACGACCACAACTGGTGGCAAGGAAAACTTGAGAACACCAAGAATGGCACAGCCGGACTCATCCCCTCTCCCGAACTGCAAGAGTG GCGCGTGGCATGCATAGCCAtggaaaaaaccaaacaggagCAACAAGCCAGCTGTACCTGGTTTggcaagaagaagaaacaataCAAAGACAAGTACCTGGCCAAGCACAACGCAG TGTTTGACCAACTAGATCTTGTGACATATGAAGAAGTGGTCAAACTGCCATCTTTCAAGAGGAAAACACTCGTCCTGCTCg GTGCACATGGGGTCGGAAGGAGGCACATCAAGAACACCCTCATAACCAAACATCCTGATCGGTTCGCCTACCCCATTCCTc ACACTACACGTCCACCTAAGAAGGACGAGGAGAACGGAAAGAACTACTACTTTGTGTCTCACGACCAAATGATGCAGGACATCAGCAACAATGACTACCTGGAATATGGCAGCCATGAAGACGCCATGTATGGCACCAGGCTGGAGACCATCAGGCAGATCCACGCACAGGGCATGATCTCCATCCTGGATGTGGAACCACAG GCACTAAAGATCCTCAGGACAGCCGAGTTTGCTCCCTATGTTGTCTTTATTGCAGCTCCCACCATCACCCCCAGCATGACTGAG GATGACTCTCTGGAGCGGCTTCAGAAGGAATCAGAGATGCTCCAGCAGACCTACGCCCACTACTTTGACCAGACCATCATCAACAACGAAATCGACGACACCATCCGCCTGCTGGAGGAGGCTGTAGACCTGGTGTCAGCCACTCCTCAGTGGGTCCCTGTGTCCTGGGTCTACTGA